The region AACATACACAGTTGAGGAAGTTGCCGAGGCATTGCGATTGCATCCCTATACAGTGAGACGCTTAAGTCGGGAAGGTAAAATCCCGGCTTTTAAATTTGGAGGGCAGTGGAGGTTTGATGTTCAGGAGATAGATACATGGCGAAGAAACCAAAGCAAACAAAACTTTACGAAAAAGCGATAAAGAATTGGCCG is a window of Nitrospirota bacterium DNA encoding:
- a CDS encoding helix-turn-helix domain-containing protein; the encoded protein is MKKFIETYTVEEVAEALRLHPYTVRRLSREGKIPAFKFGGQWRFDVQEIDTWRRNQSKQNFTKKR